From Mesoaciditoga lauensis cd-1655R = DSM 25116, a single genomic window includes:
- a CDS encoding Panacea domain-containing protein, which yields MELEKIIIYILYKLKNIRPTIGRTRIVKLLYLSDLISSARAGEKITKVKYQYYFYGPYSNDIIETLDTLVHKEVVRDYAFPTNSGIAHDYRLSDEMWEKVNKNPPEIDKKQKEIIDEVIKKYGAIRLDKLLDIVYSTRPMKEHAPGDALL from the coding sequence GTGGAGCTGGAGAAGATAATCATTTATATTTTGTATAAACTCAAAAATATTCGGCCTACCATTGGAAGAACAAGAATAGTAAAACTTCTATACCTGTCTGATTTGATTTCTTCAGCAAGGGCAGGAGAAAAAATAACGAAAGTCAAATATCAATATTATTTTTATGGCCCTTATTCTAACGATATAATAGAAACGCTTGATACACTCGTTCATAAAGAAGTTGTAAGAGATTATGCATTTCCTACAAATTCTGGGATAGCTCATGATTACAGATTAAGTGATGAAATGTGGGAAAAAGTTAACAAAAATCCTCCTGAAATAGATAAAAAGCAAAAAGAAATAATCGATGAAGTGATAAAGAAATATGGTGCTATAAGGTTAGACAAGTTGTTAGATATAGTATATAGCACAAGACCTATGAAAGAACATGCCCCCGGAGATGCATTACTGTGA